Proteins co-encoded in one Sporosarcina sp. FSL K6-1522 genomic window:
- a CDS encoding tRNA threonylcarbamoyladenosine dehydratase translates to MLHQFSRNELAIGTEGVKRMKDMTVAILGVGGVGSFAAEACARSGIGRIILVDKDDVDITNINRQIVAYLSTIGRSKTEVMQERIADINKDCEVISLHMFYTEETAEEFFSYKPDYVIDASDTISYKIHLIKECLARGVKIISSMGAANKMDPTRFQIADISKTHTDPIAKVIRLRLRKEGIRKGVPVVFSDESPIVIREDVVDTVGKPEAQIRKAKMPPASNAFVPSVAGLVCASWVINDIVADIPIQRVKDKQ, encoded by the coding sequence TTGTTGCATCAATTTTCACGAAACGAATTAGCGATTGGTACAGAAGGTGTTAAACGCATGAAGGATATGACGGTTGCGATACTTGGTGTCGGAGGAGTCGGTTCGTTTGCTGCGGAAGCATGTGCACGAAGTGGGATTGGTCGGATTATTCTTGTAGATAAGGACGATGTCGATATTACGAATATTAATCGGCAAATTGTCGCGTATTTATCGACGATTGGTCGTTCGAAAACAGAAGTTATGCAAGAGCGTATTGCAGATATTAACAAAGACTGTGAAGTGATTTCACTGCATATGTTTTATACAGAAGAAACGGCTGAAGAGTTTTTTAGCTATAAACCTGATTATGTCATTGACGCGTCGGATACGATTAGTTATAAAATTCATCTGATTAAAGAATGTTTGGCCCGTGGTGTAAAAATTATTTCAAGCATGGGGGCAGCTAATAAGATGGATCCGACGCGTTTCCAAATCGCTGATATTTCCAAGACACATACGGACCCGATTGCCAAAGTCATTCGTTTAAGGCTGCGCAAAGAGGGCATTCGTAAAGGTGTTCCCGTTGTCTTTTCGGATGAAAGCCCGATTGTTATTCGGGAAGACGTCGTTGACACGGTCGGGAAGCCGGAAGCGCAGATTCGCAAGGCAAAGATGCCACCTGCATCGAATGCATTTGTTCCGTCTGTTGCCGGACTTGTTTGTGCCAGCTGGGTTATCAATGATATCGTTGCGGATATCCCGATTCAACGCGTGAAGGACAAACAATAA